In Desulfotignum phosphitoxidans DSM 13687, a single window of DNA contains:
- the rsfS gene encoding ribosome silencing factor — MTDPSEELTPYLSVVFGRKPRSVTAIDVRSLTSYTDTLIIVEAGSHRQVTSLAENIVTGLKAKNILSLGTEGIKEGEWALLDYGSPIIHIFETKAKAFYDLEGLWSDAPRLDLSGFETALKSPKDPS, encoded by the coding sequence ATGACAGATCCTTCAGAAGAACTGACACCTTACCTGAGTGTTGTTTTCGGCCGGAAACCTCGGTCTGTCACAGCCATTGATGTCCGTTCTTTAACCTCATATACCGACACGCTGATCATTGTCGAAGCCGGTTCCCACCGTCAGGTGACGTCTCTGGCCGAAAACATCGTCACCGGACTGAAGGCAAAAAATATCCTGTCTTTGGGCACTGAAGGAATCAAGGAAGGGGAATGGGCCCTGCTGGATTACGGCAGTCCCATCATCCATATATTTGAAACCAAAGCCAAGGCGTTCTATGATCTGGAAGGCCTGTGGAGCGACGCACCCCGTCTGGACCTGTCCGGTTTTGAAACGGCTTTAAAATCACCAAAGGATCCTTCATGA
- a CDS encoding type I restriction enzyme HsdR N-terminal domain-containing protein: MTVTQLITDYITGNEINLVGPEISRQNFEKFLVETNGYKKQEIHVNEPLTVQFKGEDYISCIDLVVCVEDRAVMAVTCVAGSIGSYEREILAGARLVRNYQIPFAVSTDAKDAVVMDTRSGKTLGKGLAAVPSREQMEKKLPDLVFEPLDENRKEREMIIYRSFNMEKINR, translated from the coding sequence ATGACCGTAACACAACTGATTACAGATTATATCACCGGAAATGAGATCAACCTGGTCGGGCCTGAAATCAGCCGGCAGAATTTTGAAAAATTTCTGGTGGAAACCAATGGGTACAAAAAACAGGAAATTCATGTGAACGAACCATTGACTGTTCAGTTCAAAGGGGAAGATTATATATCTTGCATTGATCTGGTGGTCTGTGTCGAAGATCGGGCCGTCATGGCCGTGACCTGTGTGGCCGGTTCCATCGGCTCATATGAAAGGGAAATACTGGCCGGGGCCCGGCTGGTCAGAAACTATCAGATTCCCTTTGCCGTGTCCACGGATGCCAAAGATGCCGTGGTCATGGACACGCGGTCGGGCAAAACCTTAGGCAAGGGGCTGGCGGCTGTACCGTCCCGGGAACAGATGGAAAAAAAACTGCCGGACCTTGTGTTTGAACCGTTGGATGAAAACAGAAAGGAGCGGGAGATGATCATCTACCGCTCCTTTAACATGGAAAAAATCAATCGTTGA
- a CDS encoding pyruvate carboxylase subunit B, protein MTEHTQLETTQMNYGNDRPPAKNPLKVEDLSLRDGHQSLFATRGRTEDMIPVAERMDDIGFWAVEVWGGATFDTMHRFLGEDPWERLRTLKRYFKKTPLSMLLRGQNLVGYRNYADDVAKLFVKKTVDNGLEIFRTFDALNDYRNFESVVPVIKECGAHFQGCICYTLTEPRLGGEVYNLDYYIKKAKDLEAMGADSICIKDMAGLMAPYDAYQLVKALKANVKPLIHLHSHFTSGMSPMTHLKAVEAGVDIVDTCVTPYAYRTSHAALEPLVMALLGTNRDTGFDIKALADINEILEKEVMPKYKHLLDDTKVSLIDINVLLHQTPGGMLSNLVNQLREMDSLDKIGQVYKELPRVRKELGQIPLVTPTSQIVGTQTVNNVLFDTKEERYKMISGQVKDLCYGLYGKTSVPIDPEVQKKALKGYTRGEEPITCRPAQVLEPELEKAKQEIKDLAKNDEDLLLYALFPVTGKKFLKQKYGLEEMSDVLKPVSLEDVKKQDALIKKAKTGELMEKPCFEKTENTRIFNVFVDGECFEVGVEEQGGAPGISHVAPAAGISSPSRTSAPKASPAAPEAPVQVKPEPGPVKQDAEKTGSASDTGTPVTAPMPGMVIRHEKQVGDAVEEGETVVVIEAMKMENALPAPKTGTVSAIHFDTGDAVAKGDVLAVID, encoded by the coding sequence ATGACGGAACACACTCAGCTTGAAACGACTCAGATGAATTATGGCAATGACCGTCCCCCGGCGAAAAATCCGTTAAAGGTGGAAGATCTTTCCCTGCGGGATGGTCACCAGTCTTTATTTGCCACCCGAGGCAGAACTGAAGACATGATTCCGGTGGCTGAACGGATGGATGATATCGGGTTCTGGGCCGTGGAGGTCTGGGGCGGCGCCACCTTTGACACCATGCACCGGTTTTTAGGGGAAGATCCCTGGGAGCGGCTGCGGACGCTGAAGCGGTATTTCAAGAAAACCCCGTTGTCCATGCTGCTCAGAGGGCAGAACCTGGTGGGGTACCGGAATTATGCCGATGATGTGGCCAAATTGTTTGTGAAAAAAACCGTGGACAACGGGTTGGAAATTTTCAGAACGTTTGATGCACTTAATGATTACAGGAATTTTGAAAGTGTGGTGCCGGTAATCAAGGAATGCGGGGCCCATTTCCAGGGATGTATCTGCTATACTTTGACCGAGCCCCGTTTGGGCGGCGAGGTCTACAACCTGGATTATTATATTAAAAAAGCCAAAGACCTGGAAGCGATGGGGGCAGACTCCATCTGTATCAAGGATATGGCCGGACTGATGGCACCCTACGATGCCTATCAGCTGGTAAAGGCGTTGAAAGCCAATGTCAAACCATTGATTCACCTGCACAGTCATTTCACCTCGGGCATGTCTCCCATGACCCATCTCAAAGCAGTGGAGGCCGGGGTGGATATCGTGGATACCTGTGTGACACCCTATGCGTATCGGACTTCCCATGCGGCCCTGGAACCGCTGGTCATGGCGCTTCTGGGCACCAACCGGGATACCGGATTCGATATCAAGGCCCTGGCCGATATCAACGAGATCCTGGAAAAAGAGGTGATGCCCAAATACAAACATCTGCTGGATGACACCAAGGTGTCTTTGATCGACATCAACGTGCTGCTGCACCAGACACCCGGCGGGATGCTGTCCAATCTGGTGAACCAGCTGCGGGAGATGGATTCTTTGGATAAGATCGGCCAGGTGTACAAAGAACTGCCCCGGGTGAGAAAAGAACTGGGTCAGATTCCTTTGGTGACGCCCACCAGTCAGATTGTGGGCACCCAGACCGTGAACAATGTGCTGTTTGACACCAAAGAAGAGCGGTACAAGATGATCTCCGGCCAGGTCAAGGATTTGTGTTACGGCCTGTATGGAAAAACATCGGTTCCCATTGATCCGGAAGTTCAGAAAAAAGCGCTGAAAGGATATACCAGAGGAGAAGAGCCCATTACCTGCCGGCCGGCCCAGGTGCTGGAGCCGGAGCTGGAAAAAGCAAAGCAGGAGATCAAGGATCTGGCCAAAAACGATGAAGACCTGCTGCTGTATGCGCTGTTTCCCGTTACCGGCAAAAAATTTCTCAAGCAGAAATACGGGCTGGAAGAAATGTCGGATGTCCTTAAACCCGTTTCATTGGAGGATGTGAAAAAACAGGATGCTTTGATTAAAAAAGCAAAGACCGGGGAGCTGATGGAAAAACCCTGTTTTGAAAAAACTGAAAATACCCGGATTTTTAACGTGTTTGTGGATGGCGAGTGTTTTGAGGTCGGGGTGGAAGAACAGGGGGGCGCACCGGGCATTTCCCATGTGGCTCCGGCAGCCGGGATTTCATCCCCTTCCCGGACTTCGGCACCCAAGGCCTCTCCGGCGGCACCCGAAGCACCGGTACAAGTCAAACCCGAACCAGGGCCTGTAAAACAGGATGCGGAAAAAACAGGTTCAGCCTCTGATACCGGCACCCCGGTGACAGCGCCCATGCCCGGCATGGTGATCCGGCATGAAAAACAGGTGGGAGATGCCGTGGAAGAAGGAGAAACCGTGGTGGTCATCGAGGCCATGAAAATGGAAAATGCCCTGCCGGCCCCAAAAACCGGGACTGTTTCCGCCATTCATTTTGACACAGGGGATGCCGTGGCCAAAGGAGACGTGCTGGCAGTGATCGACTGA
- a CDS encoding acyl-CoA carboxylase subunit beta codes for MGTTADNIQTLKCKEQEILKMGGDAALEKRREQGRLNARERLDHLFDKGTFRELDMFVTHRCTNFGMEKKQIPADGVVTGHGKVGGRIVFAYAQDFTARAGSLGEMQAKKICKVMDMALKAGAPVIGMNDSGGARIQEGIDALSGYGEIFFRNSACSGVIPQISAIMGPTAGGAVYSPAMTDFVFMVKKSSYMFITGPNVIKAVTGENISFEDLGGAMTHNEKSGVAQFACESDEDCIAQIKILLSYLPANNMEDPPFIPPKDDPARTDPALDTLIPDRPNRAYDMKNVIKSIVDDGVFFEPHQYYAKNILVCFARLNGRSIGIIANQPSHLAGCLDINASDKATRFIRFCDAFNIPMLTIADVPGYLPGSKQEWGGIIRHGAKLLWCYSEATVPKLLLITRKDYGGSYLAMCPKHLGADMAFAWPSAEIAVMGAEGAANIIHAKEIKAADDPVAKRKEKITEYNERFSNPYCAAARGYVDAVITPSQTRPRLIDALEALASKREMRPAKKHGNIPV; via the coding sequence ATGGGAACCACAGCAGATAATATTCAGACCCTGAAGTGCAAAGAGCAGGAAATTTTGAAAATGGGGGGAGACGCTGCGTTGGAAAAGCGGCGGGAACAGGGCCGGCTCAATGCCAGGGAACGGCTGGATCATTTGTTTGACAAAGGCACGTTCCGGGAACTGGATATGTTTGTCACCCACCGGTGTACCAATTTCGGCATGGAAAAAAAACAAATTCCGGCAGACGGGGTGGTGACCGGCCATGGTAAAGTGGGTGGCCGGATCGTGTTTGCCTATGCCCAGGATTTCACGGCCCGGGCCGGATCCTTAGGCGAGATGCAGGCCAAGAAAATCTGCAAGGTCATGGACATGGCGCTGAAAGCCGGGGCCCCGGTCATCGGCATGAATGATTCAGGCGGTGCCAGAATTCAGGAAGGCATTGATGCGTTGTCCGGATACGGGGAGATATTTTTCAGAAATTCCGCGTGCTCCGGAGTGATTCCTCAGATCTCCGCCATCATGGGGCCAACCGCCGGCGGGGCTGTGTATTCCCCGGCCATGACTGATTTTGTGTTCATGGTGAAGAAAAGCAGCTATATGTTTATCACCGGTCCCAACGTGATCAAGGCGGTTACCGGTGAAAATATCTCCTTTGAAGACCTGGGCGGCGCCATGACCCACAACGAAAAATCCGGCGTGGCCCAGTTTGCCTGTGAATCCGATGAAGACTGCATTGCGCAGATAAAAATCCTGTTGTCCTATCTGCCGGCCAACAATATGGAAGATCCGCCTTTTATCCCGCCCAAAGATGATCCCGCCCGCACGGACCCGGCCCTGGACACCTTGATTCCGGACCGCCCCAACCGGGCGTATGACATGAAAAACGTGATTAAATCCATTGTGGATGACGGGGTGTTTTTTGAACCGCATCAGTATTATGCCAAAAATATCCTGGTGTGTTTTGCCCGGCTCAACGGCCGGTCCATCGGTATTATCGCCAATCAGCCCAGTCATCTGGCCGGGTGTCTGGATATCAATGCGTCGGACAAGGCCACCCGGTTCATCCGGTTCTGTGACGCCTTTAACATCCCCATGCTCACCATTGCGGACGTTCCCGGGTATCTGCCTGGCTCCAAGCAGGAATGGGGCGGTATCATCCGCCATGGGGCCAAGCTGCTGTGGTGTTATTCCGAGGCCACAGTACCCAAACTGCTGTTGATCACCCGCAAGGATTACGGGGGATCGTATCTGGCCATGTGCCCCAAACACCTGGGCGCGGACATGGCATTTGCCTGGCCCAGTGCGGAGATCGCGGTCATGGGTGCGGAAGGGGCCGCCAACATCATCCATGCCAAAGAGATCAAGGCGGCGGATGATCCGGTGGCCAAACGAAAGGAAAAAATCACGGAATACAATGAGCGGTTTTCCAATCCCTATTGTGCGGCAGCCAGAGGATATGTGGACGCGGTGATCACACCTTCTCAAACCCGGCCCCGGCTCATTGATGCGCTGGAAGCGCTGGCCAGCAAACGGGAAATGCGTCCGGCCAAAAAACACGGGAACATTCCGGTATGA
- a CDS encoding DUF6125 family protein: MNDVQPDFTDLSRQNKGRLMMDMVFRMIMHYGFWFAEVRHQMGMDAALDMMDAVVPRGTDITMKRMADILDFELKDGLPEAVADMDEDRLNELLKGLAKNWLVMDGVWFQAVEKTRGMNDAKRCNDSCWGMFSPYEAHAIKRFLNLGDRPGLEGLKKALNFRMYSFINTQSIVDESPKSFVFQMNECRVQAARKRKDLPDYPCKSAGLVEYTYFASAFDPNIKTTCIGCPPDAHPEEWFCAWRFSVE; the protein is encoded by the coding sequence ATGAACGACGTACAGCCTGACTTTACGGATCTGTCCAGGCAGAACAAGGGCCGGTTGATGATGGATATGGTGTTTCGCATGATCATGCATTACGGATTCTGGTTTGCTGAAGTCCGGCACCAGATGGGGATGGATGCGGCATTGGATATGATGGATGCCGTGGTGCCCAGGGGCACGGATATTACCATGAAACGCATGGCCGATATTCTGGATTTTGAATTAAAAGACGGGTTGCCCGAAGCGGTGGCGGACATGGATGAAGACCGGTTGAATGAACTGCTCAAAGGGCTGGCCAAAAACTGGCTGGTCATGGACGGCGTCTGGTTCCAGGCCGTGGAAAAAACCCGGGGCATGAATGATGCCAAACGGTGTAATGATTCCTGCTGGGGCATGTTTTCACCCTATGAAGCCCATGCCATTAAACGGTTTTTAAATCTGGGGGACAGGCCGGGACTGGAAGGCCTTAAAAAAGCCCTGAATTTCAGGATGTATTCTTTCATCAATACACAATCAATTGTTGACGAAAGTCCCAAAAGTTTTGTATTTCAGATGAATGAATGCCGGGTTCAGGCAGCCAGAAAACGTAAAGATTTGCCGGACTATCCGTGCAAATCAGCCGGATTGGTTGAATATACCTATTTTGCATCGGCATTTGATCCGAATATCAAAACAACCTGTATCGGATGTCCCCCGGATGCCCATCCGGAGGAATGGTTTTGTGCATGGCGGTTCAGCGTGGAATAG
- a CDS encoding glycosyltransferase family 2 protein, giving the protein MTQTDPPQISVIIPSFNRAWTLAHAIDSVLAQTVAPKEIIVVDDGSTDHTPEVLAAYGNRLRILNQPNQGVSSARNLGIGHSTGEFVALLDSDDQWKPEKLACQADFFKAHPEAMICQTEEIWIRNGVRVNSRKKHKKPSGLIFEPSLHLCLVSPSAVMIRKTLFERKGMFRQDFPVCEDYDFWLRVSMDTPIHLIDAALTVKFGGHADQLSRRHSQDRFRIEAILSLVRSGSLSDDQQKAAKSVLKEKCRIYGNGCARRGKQEEAQTYLALYHELEKGDVK; this is encoded by the coding sequence ATGACACAGACAGATCCGCCCCAGATCAGTGTGATTATTCCCAGTTTCAACCGGGCATGGACCCTGGCCCACGCCATTGATTCGGTGCTGGCCCAGACTGTTGCACCCAAAGAGATCATTGTGGTGGATGACGGTTCCACCGATCACACCCCCGAGGTGCTGGCCGCGTATGGAAACCGCCTCCGGATATTGAATCAGCCCAATCAAGGGGTGAGCAGTGCCCGGAATCTGGGTATCGGTCACAGCACCGGCGAATTTGTGGCGTTACTGGATTCTGATGATCAATGGAAACCGGAAAAACTGGCATGCCAGGCCGATTTTTTTAAAGCCCATCCCGAAGCCATGATCTGTCAGACCGAAGAGATCTGGATCCGCAACGGGGTCCGGGTGAATTCCAGAAAAAAACACAAAAAACCCTCGGGCCTGATTTTTGAACCGTCTCTTCACCTGTGCCTGGTCAGCCCGTCCGCGGTGATGATCAGAAAAACACTGTTTGAACGCAAAGGGATGTTCAGGCAGGATTTTCCTGTGTGCGAGGACTATGATTTCTGGCTGCGGGTCAGCATGGACACCCCGATTCATCTCATTGATGCGGCTTTGACCGTCAAGTTCGGCGGGCATGCGGATCAGCTTTCCAGGCGGCATTCCCAGGATCGGTTTCGCATTGAAGCGATCCTGAGTCTGGTCCGATCCGGATCATTGTCGGACGATCAGCAAAAAGCGGCGAAGTCCGTGCTCAAAGAAAAATGCCGGATTTACGGCAATGGCTGTGCCAGGCGGGGAAAACAAGAGGAAGCACAGACGTATCTGGCACTTTACCATGAACTGGAAAAAGGAGATGTCAAATGA